The Carnobacterium mobile DSM 4848 genome includes a window with the following:
- the rpsJ gene encoding 30S ribosomal protein S10 — MAKQKIRIRLKAYEHRILDQSAEKIVETAKRTGASVSGPIPLPTERNLYTVIRATHKYKDSREQFEMLTHKRVIDIINPTPKTVDALTKLDLPSGVDIEIKL; from the coding sequence ATGGCAAAACAAAAAATTCGTATCCGTTTAAAAGCGTATGAACATCGCATTTTAGATCAATCAGCGGAGAAAATTGTAGAAACTGCTAAAAGAACTGGTGCTAGCGTGTCTGGTCCAATTCCATTACCAACAGAAAGAAACCTTTATACTGTGATTCGTGCGACTCACAAATATAAAGATTCTCGTGAGCAATTCGAAATGCTTACACACAAACGTGTGATTGATATCATCAATCCAACACCAAAAACTGTTGATGCTTTAACAAAACTTGATCTACCATCAGGCGTAGATATCGAGATCAAACTTTAA
- the fusA gene encoding elongation factor G: MAKREFSLEKTRNIGIMAHIDAGKTTTTERVLYYTGRIHKIGETHEGASQMDWMEQEQERGITITSAATTAAWADHRVNIIDTPGHVDFTVEVERSLRVLDGAVALLDAQSGVEPQTETVWRQATTYGVPRIVFVNKMDKTGADFLYSVGTIHDRLQANAHPIQLPIGAEDNFTGIIDLVKMKAEIYEDDLGMNIREEEIPADYQELAEEWRTKLVEAVAETDEDLMERYLEGEEISQDELKKAIRTATVNVDFYPVLCGSAFKNKGVQLMLDAVIDYLPSPLDVKAIEGTLMDTDEVVLRHADDNEPFSALAFKVMTDPFVGRLTFFRVYSGTLQAGSYVQNSSKGKRERVGRILQMHANSRSEIPEVFAGDIAAAVGLKNTTTGDTLCDEKEQVILESMEFPEPVIQVAIEPKSKADQDKMGVALQKLAEEDPTFRAETDHETGETIIAGMGELHLDIIVDRMKREFNVDATVGAPQVSYRETFRGSTQAEGKFVRQSGGKGQYGHVWIEFSPNEEGKGFEFEDAIVGGVVPREYIPAVKAGLEASLDNGVLAGYPLVDIKAKLYDGSYHDVDSNETAFKVAASMALKNAAKKANPVILEPMMAVEITIPEDYLGDVMGHISARRGRIEGSEVRGNTTIVKGTIPLAEMFGYATALRSSTQGRGTFSMTFDHYEDVPKSISEEIIKKNGGEA, from the coding sequence ATGGCAAAAAGAGAATTTTCTCTAGAAAAAACCCGTAATATTGGGATCATGGCCCATATCGATGCTGGTAAAACAACAACGACTGAGCGTGTCCTTTATTATACTGGCCGTATCCATAAAATTGGCGAAACCCATGAAGGGGCTTCACAAATGGACTGGATGGAACAAGAACAAGAACGTGGTATTACAATCACTTCTGCTGCAACTACTGCTGCTTGGGCCGACCATCGCGTTAACATCATCGATACACCTGGTCACGTGGACTTCACTGTTGAAGTTGAACGTTCTCTTCGTGTATTAGATGGTGCAGTTGCTTTACTTGATGCTCAATCAGGTGTTGAACCTCAAACTGAAACAGTTTGGCGTCAAGCAACAACTTATGGGGTACCTCGTATTGTCTTTGTAAACAAAATGGATAAAACTGGTGCAGATTTCTTATATTCTGTCGGAACTATTCATGACCGTTTGCAAGCTAACGCACATCCGATCCAATTACCGATCGGTGCTGAAGACAACTTTACAGGTATCATCGATTTAGTTAAAATGAAAGCTGAAATTTACGAAGACGATTTAGGTATGAACATTCGTGAAGAAGAAATTCCAGCAGACTACCAAGAACTTGCTGAAGAATGGCGTACAAAATTAGTTGAAGCTGTTGCGGAAACTGATGAAGATTTGATGGAGAGATACCTTGAAGGTGAAGAAATTTCTCAAGACGAATTGAAAAAAGCTATTCGGACTGCAACAGTTAATGTTGATTTTTATCCAGTTCTTTGTGGTTCAGCGTTTAAAAACAAAGGTGTTCAATTAATGCTTGATGCAGTTATTGACTATCTTCCATCACCGCTTGATGTTAAAGCTATCGAAGGAACACTTATGGATACTGATGAAGTTGTTTTACGTCATGCAGATGACAACGAACCTTTCTCAGCATTAGCATTTAAAGTAATGACAGATCCATTTGTTGGACGTTTAACGTTCTTCCGTGTTTACTCAGGTACTTTACAAGCTGGTTCTTATGTTCAAAACTCATCTAAAGGAAAACGTGAACGTGTAGGTCGTATCTTACAAATGCATGCGAACTCTCGTAGCGAAATTCCTGAAGTATTTGCTGGAGATATCGCAGCAGCAGTTGGTTTGAAAAATACAACAACTGGTGATACTTTATGTGATGAAAAAGAACAAGTTATCTTAGAATCAATGGAATTCCCTGAACCAGTTATCCAAGTAGCGATTGAACCTAAATCAAAAGCTGACCAAGATAAAATGGGTGTTGCTTTACAAAAACTTGCTGAAGAAGATCCAACTTTCCGTGCTGAAACTGACCATGAAACTGGCGAAACAATCATTGCTGGTATGGGAGAATTGCACTTAGACATCATTGTTGACCGTATGAAACGTGAATTCAATGTTGACGCAACTGTTGGTGCTCCACAAGTTTCTTACCGTGAAACATTCCGCGGTTCTACTCAAGCAGAAGGTAAATTCGTTCGTCAATCAGGTGGTAAAGGTCAATACGGTCACGTATGGATTGAATTTTCTCCTAATGAAGAAGGAAAAGGCTTCGAGTTTGAAGATGCAATCGTTGGTGGGGTTGTTCCTCGTGAATACATCCCAGCAGTAAAAGCTGGATTAGAAGCTTCATTAGACAACGGGGTTCTTGCTGGTTATCCATTAGTGGATATTAAAGCAAAACTTTATGATGGTTCATACCATGATGTCGATTCAAATGAAACAGCCTTTAAAGTAGCTGCTTCAATGGCACTTAAAAACGCTGCTAAAAAAGCAAACCCAGTAATTCTAGAACCAATGATGGCTGTTGAAATCACAATTCCTGAAGATTATTTAGGAGATGTAATGGGACATATTTCTGCTCGTCGCGGACGTATCGAAGGTTCTGAAGTACGTGGAAACACAACAATCGTTAAAGGAACCATTCCTTTGGCTGAAATGTTTGGTTATGCTACTGCTTTACGTTCTTCAACTCAAGGTCGCGGTACATTCTCAATGACATTTGATCATTATGAAGATGTTCCAAAATCTATTTCTGAAGAAATCATCAAGAAAAACGGCGGAGAAGCATAA
- the rpsG gene encoding 30S ribosomal protein S7, translated as MPRKGPVTKRDVLPDPIYNSKLATRLINRLMVDGKRGKAATILYSSLDIVKEQTGNDPMEVFEQAMKNIMPVLEVKARRVGGSNYQVPVEVRPERRTALALRWLVNYSRLRGEDTMEQRLAKEIMDAANNTGAAVKKREDTHKMAEANKAFAHYRW; from the coding sequence ATGCCTCGTAAAGGTCCTGTTACTAAACGTGATGTATTACCTGATCCAATATATAATTCTAAATTAGCTACTCGTTTAATCAACCGTTTGATGGTTGATGGAAAACGTGGAAAGGCTGCTACTATTCTTTACAGTTCACTTGATATTGTTAAAGAACAAACTGGCAACGATCCTATGGAAGTGTTTGAACAAGCGATGAAAAACATCATGCCTGTTCTAGAAGTTAAAGCTCGTCGTGTTGGGGGTTCTAACTACCAAGTTCCAGTTGAAGTTCGTCCAGAACGTCGTACAGCTCTTGCGCTTCGTTGGTTAGTAAACTATTCACGTCTACGTGGAGAAGATACTATGGAACAACGTCTTGCTAAAGAAATTATGGATGCTGCAAACAATACTGGAGCAGCAGTTAAAAAACGTGAAGATACACATAAAATGGCTGAAGCCAACAAAGCTTTCGCTCATTACCGCTGGTAA
- the rplN gene encoding 50S ribosomal protein L14, translating into MIQSESRLKVADNSGAREVLTIKVLGGSGRKTANIGDVIVCSVKNATPGGVVKKGEVVKAVIVRTKTGARRADGSYIKFDENACVIIRDDKSPRGTRIFGPVARELRENNFMKIISLAPEVL; encoded by the coding sequence GTGATCCAATCAGAAAGTCGTTTAAAAGTTGCAGATAATTCAGGAGCACGTGAAGTGTTAACGATCAAAGTACTTGGTGGCTCTGGCCGTAAGACTGCTAACATTGGTGACGTAATCGTTTGTAGCGTGAAAAATGCTACACCAGGTGGCGTTGTCAAAAAAGGTGAAGTAGTTAAAGCTGTTATTGTTCGTACTAAAACTGGCGCTCGTCGTGCAGATGGTTCGTACATCAAATTCGATGAAAATGCTTGTGTGATTATTCGTGACGATAAAAGTCCACGTGGAACACGTATCTTTGGACCTGTTGCACGTGAATTACGTGAAAACAACTTCATGAAAATCATCTCATTAGCACCAGAAGTACTATAA
- the rplB gene encoding 50S ribosomal protein L2, producing MAIKKYKPTTNGRRNMTGSDFAEITSTTPEKTLLEPIKRNAGRNNDGKITVRHRGGGHKRNYRVIDFKRNKDGVVGIVKTVEYDPNRSANIALVQYADGVKTYIIAPKGIEVGQHVLSGADADIKTGNALPLENIPVGTVIHNIELKPGKGGQLVRSAGTNAQVLGKEGKYVLVRLNSGEVRMILGTCRATVGSVGNEQHELINIGKAGRSRWLGKRSTVRGSVMNPNDHPHGGGEGKAPIGHASPMTPWGKPALGLKTRNSKAKSDKFIVRRRKKK from the coding sequence GTGGCGATTAAAAAGTATAAACCTACCACAAACGGTCGTCGTAATATGACTGGTTCAGATTTCGCTGAAATCACTTCAACAACGCCTGAAAAGACTTTGTTAGAGCCGATTAAAAGAAATGCTGGTCGTAACAACGATGGAAAAATTACTGTCCGTCACCGCGGTGGTGGCCATAAACGCAATTACCGTGTGATCGACTTTAAACGTAATAAAGACGGTGTCGTAGGAATTGTTAAAACAGTTGAATACGATCCAAATCGTTCTGCAAATATTGCGTTAGTACAATATGCAGATGGAGTTAAAACGTATATCATAGCACCAAAAGGAATCGAAGTTGGACAACATGTTCTTTCTGGAGCAGATGCAGATATCAAAACTGGTAATGCATTGCCATTAGAAAACATTCCAGTAGGTACAGTTATCCATAACATCGAATTGAAACCTGGTAAAGGCGGACAATTAGTACGTTCTGCTGGAACTAACGCACAAGTGTTAGGAAAAGAAGGAAAATACGTATTGGTACGTTTAAACTCAGGAGAAGTTCGCATGATCTTAGGAACATGTCGTGCTACTGTTGGTTCTGTTGGGAACGAACAACACGAATTGATTAACATTGGTAAAGCTGGTCGTTCTCGTTGGTTAGGCAAACGCTCAACTGTACGTGGATCAGTAATGAACCCGAACGATCACCCACACGGTGGTGGTGAAGGTAAAGCTCCAATCGGACATGCAAGTCCAATGACTCCTTGGGGTAAACCAGCTCTTGGTTTGAAAACTCGTAATTCAAAAGCTAAATCAGACAAATTTATTGTTCGTAGACGTAAGAAAAAATAA
- the rpsQ gene encoding 30S ribosomal protein S17 — protein MSEERNQRKVYQGRVVSDKMDKTIVVVTETQKRHSKYGKRVKYSKKYKAHDENNVAKIGDIVKIMETRPLSATKHFRLMEVVEESVII, from the coding sequence ATGAGTGAAGAACGTAATCAACGTAAAGTTTACCAAGGCCGTGTTGTTTCAGATAAAATGGATAAGACCATCGTTGTCGTAACAGAAACACAAAAAAGACACAGTAAATATGGTAAACGTGTAAAATATTCTAAAAAATATAAAGCACATGATGAAAACAACGTAGCCAAAATTGGCGATATCGTAAAAATTATGGAAACTCGTCCATTATCTGCTACTAAACATTTCCGTTTAATGGAAGTTGTAGAAGAATCAGTTATTATCTAA
- the rplV gene encoding 50S ribosomal protein L22 — MQEQITTAKATAKTVRIAPRKVRLVVDLIRGKSVGEAISILKFTPRGASPAVEKVLMSAIANAEHNYDLDVENLVVSEAYVNEGATMKRFRPRAKGSAAPIMKRTSHITVVVSEKKEG; from the coding sequence ATGCAAGAACAAATTACAACAGCTAAAGCAACAGCAAAAACTGTTCGTATTGCACCTCGTAAAGTTCGTTTAGTTGTCGATCTTATTAGAGGAAAAAGCGTTGGAGAAGCTATTTCAATTTTGAAATTCACTCCACGTGGAGCATCACCAGCAGTTGAAAAAGTGCTAATGTCAGCTATAGCTAATGCAGAACATAACTACGATTTAGACGTAGAAAACTTGGTAGTCAGCGAAGCTTATGTTAACGAAGGGGCAACAATGAAACGTTTCCGCCCACGTGCAAAAGGTTCAGCAGCACCAATTATGAAACGCACAAGCCACATTACAGTCGTGGTATCAGAGAAGAAGGAGGGATAA
- the rpsC gene encoding 30S ribosomal protein S3 has protein sequence MGQKINPTGLRVGIIRDWDAKWYAEKEFANYLHEDLRIREYIAKKLSDASISQIEIERAANRVNVSLHTAKPGMVIGKGGSEVDSLRKKLNELTGKRVHINIVEIKKPDLDAKLVGEGIARQLESRVAFRRAQKQAIQRTMRAGAKGIKTMVSGRLNGADIARSETHSEGSVPLHTLRADIDYAWEEADTTYGKLGVKVWIYRGEVLPTKKNAEKGGK, from the coding sequence GTGGGTCAAAAAATTAATCCAACGGGCTTACGTGTAGGCATCATCCGTGATTGGGATGCTAAATGGTATGCAGAAAAAGAATTTGCTAACTATTTACATGAAGATCTACGTATCCGTGAATACATTGCTAAAAAACTTAGCGACGCTTCAATTTCTCAAATTGAAATCGAACGTGCTGCTAATCGTGTAAATGTGTCACTTCATACAGCTAAACCGGGTATGGTTATCGGTAAAGGCGGTTCTGAAGTTGATTCATTACGTAAAAAATTAAATGAATTAACAGGCAAACGCGTCCACATCAACATCGTGGAAATCAAAAAACCTGACTTAGACGCAAAATTAGTCGGCGAAGGAATTGCTCGTCAATTAGAAAGCCGTGTAGCTTTCCGTCGTGCTCAAAAACAAGCCATCCAACGTACAATGCGTGCTGGCGCTAAAGGAATCAAAACAATGGTTTCTGGTCGTTTGAACGGAGCAGATATCGCTCGTAGCGAAACTCACTCTGAAGGATCAGTTCCATTACACACATTGCGTGCCGATATCGACTACGCATGGGAAGAAGCAGATACTACTTATGGTAAATTAGGTGTTAAAGTCTGGATCTACCGTGGAGAAGTTCTTCCAACAAAAAAGAACGCTGAGAAAGGAGGGAAATAA
- the rplP gene encoding 50S ribosomal protein L16, with amino-acid sequence MLVPKRVKFRREFRGKMRGEAKGGKEVSFGEWGLQAVDSQWITNRQIEAARIAMTRYMKRGGKVWIKIFPHKSYTSKAIGVRMGSGKGAPEGWVAPVKRGKIMFEVGGVSEEVAREALRLASHKLPVKTKIVKRTEIGGESNEG; translated from the coding sequence ATGTTAGTACCTAAACGCGTAAAATTCCGTCGTGAATTTAGAGGTAAAATGCGTGGTGAAGCTAAAGGTGGGAAAGAAGTATCTTTTGGAGAATGGGGCTTACAAGCTGTTGACTCTCAATGGATTACTAACCGTCAAATCGAAGCAGCACGTATTGCAATGACACGTTATATGAAACGTGGTGGGAAAGTATGGATTAAAATTTTCCCTCATAAATCATATACGTCTAAAGCAATCGGAGTACGTATGGGTTCTGGTAAAGGAGCTCCAGAAGGTTGGGTAGCACCAGTTAAACGTGGAAAAATCATGTTTGAAGTTGGCGGCGTATCCGAAGAAGTAGCTCGTGAAGCATTACGTTTAGCTTCTCACAAATTACCCGTTAAAACGAAGATTGTAAAACGTACAGAAATTGGTGGTGAATCGAATGAAGGCTAA
- the tuf gene encoding elongation factor Tu, translated as MAKEKYDRSKPHVNIGTIGHVDHGKTTLTAAITTVLAKKGFVSTAKDYASIDGAPEERERGITISTSHVEYETENRHYAHVDCPGHADYVKNMITGAAQMDGAILVVSAADGPMPQTREHILLSRQVGVPYIVVFLNKVDMVDDEELLELVEMEVRDLLTEYEFPGDDTPVIAGSALKALEGEAEYEDKIMDLMEAVDTYIPTPERDTEKPFMMPVEDVFSITGRGTVATGRVEAGQIKVGEEVEIIGIHEATTKSTVTGVEMFRKLLDFAQAGDNIGALLRGVAREDIQRGQVLAKPGSITPHTKFTGEVYILSKEEGGRHTPFFANYRPQFYFRTTDVTGVVELPEGTEMVMPGDNVTINVELIAPIAIDPGTKFTIREGGRTVGAGVVASIEA; from the coding sequence ATGGCAAAAGAAAAATATGATCGCTCAAAACCACATGTTAATATTGGTACTATCGGACACGTTGACCATGGTAAAACTACTTTAACAGCTGCTATTACTACTGTATTAGCTAAAAAAGGCTTCGTAAGTACTGCTAAAGACTACGCTTCTATCGATGGAGCTCCAGAAGAACGTGAACGTGGAATCACAATCTCAACTTCTCACGTTGAATACGAAACTGAAAACCGTCACTACGCACACGTAGACTGCCCAGGCCATGCTGACTATGTTAAAAACATGATCACTGGTGCTGCACAAATGGACGGAGCTATCTTAGTAGTATCTGCTGCTGATGGCCCAATGCCTCAAACACGTGAACACATTCTATTGTCTCGCCAAGTTGGTGTTCCATACATCGTTGTTTTCTTAAACAAAGTTGACATGGTTGATGACGAAGAATTACTAGAATTAGTTGAAATGGAAGTTCGTGACTTATTAACAGAATACGAATTCCCAGGAGACGACACTCCAGTTATTGCTGGTTCTGCTCTTAAAGCTCTTGAAGGCGAAGCAGAATACGAAGACAAAATCATGGACTTGATGGAAGCTGTAGACACTTACATTCCAACTCCAGAACGTGATACTGAAAAACCATTCATGATGCCAGTTGAGGATGTATTCTCAATCACTGGACGTGGAACAGTTGCTACAGGACGTGTAGAAGCTGGACAAATCAAAGTCGGTGAAGAAGTTGAAATCATCGGAATCCACGAAGCAACAACTAAATCTACTGTAACTGGTGTTGAAATGTTCCGTAAATTGTTAGACTTTGCTCAAGCAGGGGACAACATTGGTGCTTTATTACGTGGGGTTGCTCGTGAAGACATCCAACGTGGTCAAGTATTAGCTAAACCAGGTTCAATCACTCCACATACTAAATTTACAGGCGAAGTTTATATCTTATCAAAAGAAGAAGGCGGACGTCACACTCCATTCTTCGCAAACTACCGCCCACAATTCTACTTCCGTACAACTGACGTAACTGGTGTTGTTGAGTTACCAGAAGGTACTGAAATGGTTATGCCAGGAGACAACGTTACAATCAACGTTGAATTGATCGCACCTATCGCTATCGACCCAGGTACTAAATTCACTATCCGTGAAGGTGGACGTACTGTTGGAGCTGGCGTTGTAGCTTCAATCGAAGCTTAA
- the rplW gene encoding 50S ribosomal protein L23: MDVRDVIKRPVITEASMLAQDNKKFTFEVDVRANKTLVKHAVEEIFDVKVKNVNIMNVRGKLKRMGKYAGYTKKRRKAIVTLTDDSKEIQFFEA, encoded by the coding sequence ATGGATGTACGTGACGTAATCAAGCGCCCGGTTATCACAGAAGCTTCAATGCTTGCTCAAGATAACAAAAAATTCACTTTTGAAGTGGATGTTCGCGCTAATAAAACGCTAGTAAAACACGCGGTTGAAGAAATTTTTGACGTTAAAGTTAAAAATGTAAACATCATGAACGTACGTGGGAAATTAAAACGTATGGGTAAATATGCTGGATACACAAAAAAACGTCGTAAAGCAATCGTGACATTAACAGATGATTCTAAAGAAATTCAATTTTTTGAAGCGTAA
- the rpsS gene encoding 30S ribosomal protein S19, translating to MGRSLKKGPFVDGHLMKKMNELAKSEKKSVVKTWSRRSTIFPSFVGYTIAVYDGRKHVPVYIQEDMVGHKLGEFAPTRTYRGHAADDKRTRR from the coding sequence ATGGGTCGTAGTCTAAAAAAAGGACCTTTTGTAGATGGACACTTGATGAAGAAAATGAACGAATTAGCTAAAAGCGAAAAGAAATCTGTTGTTAAAACGTGGTCACGCCGCTCAACAATTTTTCCAAGCTTTGTAGGATACACAATTGCTGTCTATGATGGACGCAAACATGTTCCAGTTTACATTCAAGAAGACATGGTAGGTCATAAATTAGGTGAATTTGCACCAACAAGAACATACCGTGGCCATGCTGCGGATGATAAAAGAACTAGACGTTAA
- the rpmC gene encoding 50S ribosomal protein L29 produces the protein MKANELKELTTAEMVEKEKEYKSELFNLRFQLATGQLENTSRLSEVRKSIARIKTALRQAELKK, from the coding sequence ATGAAGGCTAATGAACTTAAAGAGTTAACCACTGCTGAAATGGTTGAAAAAGAAAAAGAATACAAGAGTGAACTATTCAATCTGCGATTCCAATTAGCAACAGGTCAATTAGAAAATACTTCTCGTTTAAGTGAAGTTCGTAAATCGATTGCACGCATTAAAACTGCGTTACGTCAAGCTGAGTTAAAAAAATAG
- the rplC gene encoding 50S ribosomal protein L3, translating into MTKGILGKKVGMTQIFTESGELIPVTVIEATPNVVLQVKTMENDGYEAVQLGYQDKRDILSNKPAKGHVAKANATPKRFIREFDDVELGEYEVGKEITVDTFAAGDFVNVTGTSKGKGFQGVIKRHGHSRGPMAHGSRHHRRPGSLGDANAARVFKQTLLPGRTGGERITIKNLEIVRVDAEKNVILIKGNVPGAKKSLIQIKSAFQKAAK; encoded by the coding sequence ATGACCAAAGGAATCTTAGGCAAAAAAGTAGGTATGACACAAATTTTTACAGAATCTGGAGAATTAATTCCTGTAACTGTAATCGAAGCAACACCAAACGTTGTTTTGCAAGTTAAAACAATGGAAAACGACGGTTACGAAGCCGTTCAATTGGGTTACCAAGACAAACGCGATATTTTATCAAACAAACCTGCAAAAGGTCATGTAGCAAAAGCAAATGCTACTCCTAAGCGCTTCATACGTGAATTTGACGATGTTGAGCTGGGAGAATACGAAGTAGGGAAAGAAATTACTGTTGATACTTTCGCAGCTGGGGACTTCGTTAATGTAACGGGGACTTCAAAAGGTAAAGGATTCCAAGGTGTTATCAAACGTCACGGACATAGCCGTGGACCAATGGCACATGGATCTCGTCACCACCGTCGTCCTGGTTCATTGGGTGACGCTAACGCAGCTCGTGTATTTAAACAAACTTTACTACCTGGTCGTACTGGCGGAGAACGCATTACAATCAAAAATCTTGAAATTGTACGCGTAGATGCAGAGAAAAACGTTATTCTTATTAAAGGAAACGTACCAGGAGCTAAAAAATCCTTAATCCAAATTAAATCTGCTTTCCAAAAAGCAGCTAAATAA
- a CDS encoding branched-chain amino acid aminotransferase: MSKTVELDWENLGFNYIKTDYRYLSYWKNGKWDDGTLTEDNKVHISEGSTALHYGQTVFEGMKAYRTKDGGINLFRPDQNAERMQRSCSRLLMPTIPTSVFIDAVKQVVKANEAYIPPYGTDGSLYLRPYMIGIGDNIGVKPASEYLFSIFCIPVGSYFKGGLIPTNFLISDYDRAAGNGTGAAKVGGNYGGSLLPGSEAHKRNFSDAIYLDPITHTKIEEVGSANFFGITKDHKFITPYSPSILPSTTKYSLLYLAKERLGLEVEESDVYVDELDQFAEAGACGTAAVISPIGGIQYKEDFHVFYSETEVGPITQKLYNELTGIQYGEVPAPEGWIVKV; encoded by the coding sequence ATGAGTAAGACTGTAGAACTTGATTGGGAAAACTTAGGATTTAATTACATTAAAACTGATTACCGTTATCTATCTTATTGGAAAAATGGAAAATGGGATGATGGAACCTTAACAGAAGACAATAAGGTACATATCAGCGAAGGTTCAACGGCTTTGCATTATGGACAAACCGTTTTTGAAGGTATGAAAGCTTATCGTACAAAAGATGGTGGTATCAATTTATTCCGGCCGGACCAAAATGCTGAAAGAATGCAACGCAGCTGCAGTCGCTTGTTAATGCCGACTATTCCAACATCTGTTTTTATCGATGCGGTTAAACAGGTTGTTAAAGCGAATGAGGCTTATATTCCGCCATATGGCACTGACGGTTCCCTTTACCTTAGACCTTACATGATCGGCATAGGCGATAATATTGGCGTTAAACCAGCTTCCGAATATTTATTTTCTATTTTTTGTATTCCTGTAGGCTCCTATTTCAAAGGTGGTCTGATTCCGACTAACTTTTTGATCTCCGACTACGACCGTGCAGCTGGTAATGGAACAGGTGCTGCAAAAGTAGGCGGAAACTACGGCGGAAGTTTGCTGCCTGGCAGTGAAGCGCATAAGAGAAATTTTAGTGACGCCATTTACCTTGATCCGATCACCCATACGAAAATCGAAGAAGTCGGTTCAGCAAACTTTTTTGGTATCACAAAAGATCACAAGTTTATCACTCCTTATTCTCCTTCCATTTTACCAAGTACCACAAAATATTCTTTGTTGTATCTAGCAAAAGAACGTTTAGGACTGGAAGTGGAAGAAAGTGATGTCTATGTTGACGAATTAGATCAATTTGCAGAAGCCGGGGCTTGCGGGACAGCAGCGGTTATTTCTCCGATTGGCGGCATCCAGTATAAAGAAGATTTCCATGTTTTTTATAGTGAAACAGAAGTAGGGCCAATCACGCAAAAATTGTATAATGAATTAACCGGTATTCAGTATGGAGAAGTTCCTGCACCTGAAGGTTGGATCGTCAAAGTTTAA
- the rplD gene encoding 50S ribosomal protein L4, translated as MPKLALYKQDGTQNGEVTLNDSIFGIEPNENVVFDAIIMQRASLRQGTHAVKSRGQVSGGGRKPWRQKGTGRARAGSTRSPIWRGGGTVFGPTPRSYSYKLPKKVRRLAIKSVLSTKVIDQDLIVVDALNFDAPKTKEFAQVLKNLNVDTKVLVVVEDGNDFTMLSARNLPGVTVVTTDNVTVLDVVSHNKLILTQTALTKVEEVLQ; from the coding sequence ATGCCAAAATTAGCATTATACAAACAAGACGGTACTCAAAATGGCGAAGTTACTTTAAACGACTCTATTTTCGGTATTGAACCAAACGAAAACGTTGTGTTTGATGCAATCATCATGCAACGTGCTTCATTAAGACAAGGAACTCATGCAGTTAAAAGCCGTGGCCAAGTCAGCGGTGGCGGACGTAAACCATGGCGTCAAAAGGGAACAGGTCGTGCTCGTGCAGGATCTACTCGTTCTCCAATCTGGCGTGGCGGTGGAACAGTCTTCGGACCAACTCCACGTTCATATAGCTACAAGCTTCCTAAAAAAGTTCGTCGCTTAGCCATTAAATCTGTTCTTTCTACTAAAGTGATCGATCAAGATTTAATCGTTGTTGACGCATTGAACTTTGACGCACCAAAAACTAAAGAGTTTGCACAAGTGTTGAAAAATCTAAACGTTGATACAAAAGTATTAGTAGTTGTAGAAGACGGAAATGATTTTACAATGTTATCAGCACGTAACCTTCCAGGAGTTACAGTCGTAACTACTGACAACGTTACTGTACTAGACGTTGTTTCTCATAACAAACTGATTTTGACACAAACTGCTCTTACTAAGGTAGAGGAGGTTCTTCAATAA